From the genome of Catharus ustulatus isolate bCatUst1 unplaced genomic scaffold, bCatUst1.pri.v2 scaffold_122_arrow_ctg1, whole genome shotgun sequence, one region includes:
- the LOC117011372 gene encoding olfactory receptor 14J1-like, which produces MSNSSSISHFLLLPLADTRQLQLLHFCLFLAISLAALLGNGLIISAVACGHHLHTPMFFFLLNLALTDLGCICTTVPKAMHNSLWNTRNISYTGCAAQVFFIVFFISTEYYLLTVMCYDRYVSICKPLHYGTLLGSRACAHMAAAAWASGFLNALLLTANIFSLPLCHGNALCQFFCEVPHILKLSCSHSYLKEFGLIVVSAFLFFGCFVFMVFSYVQIFRAVLRIPSEQGRHKAFSTCLPHLAVVSLFLSTGIFAYLKHPSISSPSLDLSVSVLYSVVPPVLNPLIYSLRNQELKVALRRLMTGGFQKH; this is translated from the coding sequence AtgtccaacagcagctccatcagccacttcctcctgctgccattgGCAGACAcgcggcagctgcagctcctgcacttctgcctcttcctggccatctccctggctgccctcctgGGCAACGGCCTCATCATCAGCGCCGTAGCCTGCGGCCACCACCTGCACACCCCCatgttcttcttcctgctcaacCTGGCCCTCACTGACCTGGGCTGCATCTGCaccactgtccccaaagccatgCACAATTCCCTCTGGAACACCAGGAACATCTCCTACACAGGATGTGCTGCACAAGTGTTTTTCATTGTGTTCTTCATCTCAACAGAGTATTATCTCCTGACCGTCATGTGCTACGACCGCTACGTGTCCATCTGCAAACCCCTGCACTACGGGaccctcctgggcagcagagcttgtgcccacatggcagcagctgcctgggccagTGGCTTTCTCAAtgctctgctgctcacagccaaTATAttttccctgcccctgtgccatGGCAATGCCCTGTGTCAGTTCTTTTGTGAAGTGCCTCATATACTAAAACTCTCCTGCTCACACTCCTACCTCAAGGAATTTGGGCTTATTGTGGTTAgtgcttttctgttctttggtTGTTTTGTGTTCATGGTTTTCTCCTATGTGCAGAtcttcagggctgtgctgaggatcccCTCTGAGCAGGGACGGCACAAAGCCTTTTCCACCTGCCTCCCTCACCTGGCCGTGGTCTCCCTGTTCCTCAGCACTGGTATATTTGCTTACCTGAAGCACCCCTCCatttcctccccatccctggatctgTCAGTGTCAGTTCTGTACTCAGTGGTGCCTCCAGTCCTGAATCCCCTCATCTACAGCCTGAGGAACCAGGAGCTCAAGGTTGCCCTGAGGAGACTGATGACTGGCGGATTTCAGAAACATTAA